One Anolis carolinensis isolate JA03-04 chromosome 4, rAnoCar3.1.pri, whole genome shotgun sequence DNA window includes the following coding sequences:
- the LOC134298360 gene encoding nanos homolog 2-like encodes MHRLCLLSRLSFFTPWCNLAQNPFDRWKGYLSLAKVVTEIIAERKKVPFPSQSLDTMEYDMQLVLNEDNFETASQWVNGSSSSSKSSKGSANGQASQNKEICNFCKHNGESKQVYSSHRLKGMDGTVECPILRKYTCPLCGATGEKAHTLKYCPLSQGKRSLYRKCGRNSAGRKVWRMEAQFS; translated from the exons atgcaccgcctctgtcttctctcgcggctgtcgttctttaccccttggtgcaatcttgcacagaacccttttgacagatggaagggctatctgagccttgcgaaagtggttacggagatcatcgcggaacgcaagaaggtcccatttccatctcagagtttggacacaatggagtacgacatgcagctagtcctcaacgaggacaactttgaaacagcatcacaatgggttaatggaagcagttccagcagcaagagctccaaaggtagtgccaatggccaggcttcccaaaacaaggagatttgcaatttctgcaaacacaacggggaatccaagcaggtctattcgtcccaccggctgaaggggatggacggcaccgtggagtgccccatcttgcgcaaatacacctgtccgctctgcggtgccacgggcgaaaaggcccatactttaaaatactgcccactgagccaagggaagaggtcgctgtatcgcaagtgcggacgtaactcggctggacgcaag gtttggagaatggaagcccaattctcttag